The segment TCGCGGAACTCCACGACGAAGGGAAGGTCAATCGCGAGAAGCGCTCCGCGTCGGGGGCGGGAAACAACCCGTACGAGTACACGGCCATCCCCCCGAGCGACCTCGTCTCTGGCGTCGTCGGCCAGGTCCAGGACGAACTGAACACGGTGTTCAACCTCGACGACCTGCTCGAACGCGACGAGGACGTCGTCGACTCAGGTGAGACGACGGACGAACCCGTGACGATCACTGTCGAGTCGGACGACGGACCGTCGACGCTGGCTGACGACGCCGACGACGCGTCCGACAGCGAGGGCGATG is part of the Halorubellus sp. JP-L1 genome and harbors:
- a CDS encoding helix-turn-helix domain-containing protein, whose amino-acid sequence is MSRDDVTEPGADDDDESTRRQKAIEGFDSGIVDLLSWVLDTETRAKIYIYLQAEPASTSEEIAQGTGLYPSTVREALAELHDEGKVNREKRSASGAGNNPYEYTAIPPSDLVSGVVGQVQDELNTVFNLDDLLERDEDVVDSGETTDEPVTITVESDDGPSTLADDADDASDSEGDEGANDAFDGVDDSGGRDDDTPEE